Below is a window of Heteronotia binoei isolate CCM8104 ecotype False Entrance Well chromosome 14, APGP_CSIRO_Hbin_v1, whole genome shotgun sequence DNA.
TGCCCCCATCTTAGATGCTCCTGGGAAGTGAGCTTTTCACACCTCTCCACAATATTATAGTGGTAAGAGGGGAAATGAAAGCAGGGGAGGAATGAGGAAAATTGTGCCAATACAAATAAGAACCTGCAAAAATGCATTCCTCACATGCCATGCAAACACACTACAATTGTGATCCATCCAAAAGCCAGGCTTGAGAAAGACAGAAAGTGGATGATCAGCTGACAATGTTGTGTAGATGTTCCATAAAAACCTGCCCTGCTTTGGAGACCTAAAGCCTTTATATGGAAGTAACCTGTTTTGTTTATAATTGCTGTAATTTTAACACGATTGTATTTGTATCGGACTTTGTTGGAGGGGGGAAATTGGGGGTCTGGGATGCGTGGATTCTGCCGAACCACACTGAACCCTTTTTCCCCTTCCTATTCTAGAATACTTCAAGTATGGGTTTTGTCTGCTTCACAGGTAAAAACACCCTTTCGGGAAGGGACAACTAATAAATGCAGTGGGAGTCTATTTCCTTCACCCCAAGTCTCTTAGCTTCAGAATCCCTTCAAAGCTTGCAGCATCCTGAACTGACAGATGGAAACTAGGGTCAGAAGATGTATACTTGGGATGTTTCCCTGTGCTCTTTCTTGATGATAGATGCCCACATCTTTAATATTGTGTGTTCCGAGTGCTGTCAAgtaacttctgacttatggtgacacaATGAATTAAtctcctccaaaatgtcctctcgttaacaaccttgctcaggtcttgtaaaCTGAGGGCCGCGGCTCCCTTGATTGAATCAGTCCATCTCATATTGAATATTTTtcttttcctgccgccttcaacttttcctagaattattgtcttttccagtgaccctTATCTTCTCATAATGTCACTAAAGTACATTGCCTCTGTTTAGGCACTTTAGTTTCTAGACAGAGTTCAGGCTTTAACATCAAAACCTGGTTGTGATCTGACagtactccccccccacacacacacacagtgtgtggATTTGGCCTCTGATCACTGTGAACTACATGAGAGAAGTTGCCAGACTGATGCAAATCATGGTGGAGCAGCAGTGGTGTTAACTTCAGTGTTAAGGAAAATGACACTCTTCTGGTTTCTCTCTCTTCCAGGCATACATCCTCCTGGGTCAGTTCCTGCTCCTAAAGAAGGAATGCGCTCTGTTTCAAAAATGGCTGAAGTCCTCCTATGGAGCCAGCAGCTTCCAGGCTGAGCAGTGTACTCTCTGTCTCTTGGAGTGGTGTTATGCATTCCTTTAAGCGTCACTTGGATATGGGATCGCTCTTTTGAAAAAGTTATCACCATGATCTGAAATAAACAGTTTCATGCAATAGCCTTGGTATTCCTGAATCAAACATTTTGTCTCCCAAATTGCAAATTATTAGTGATTTATACAGTTCTCTAACTTACAAGATATTTTGTTCATTATTATTTTATGTAGTGCCTTCAGTGTATGATGCTGTGCAGAATGAGGGACAAAGTGAGATGCCGGAAGACACATCTCCTGGGCTTCCCGcatgccccaccccacccccaaaaataaGAGTTTTGAATTGGGGCCATAATATGGGCCATTTCCTGACCTTGTGGCTATATTTCCACCTGGAAGATGGAGTGATGGTTAGGATGATAATGGCAGGAGCAGAAAGGATTAACACCCTTCTTCTCATGCCACAGCCCTGGTCTGTATTGGGAGTCCCCATGGCAACTATTTATCTTTTTATGGATTTCCCAGCATCTTGTCTGGTTGGGCCTTTACATGTGCTGTCTGTTATACAAAAGTTTCATTTCAGCTTGAGGTCTAAGAGTTTTTGTTAAAAGCTTCCCAGGAAAGGGTTTAGGGTgggtggtttggggttttttgttttttttgaggtGAGTTTTTTCTTTCTCCAGTCTTTGCAGTCATCCCAACTTACTCTTTGTGGTACATGATCTTTAGTCAAATATTCTGCTACTTTTTAAAGAGCCATTAGTGTGCTGTTGGAGACATGGGGTGTCTCCTATTAAAACTTTTCTTGCAATTCTGGGTGGATCTACATTTTCGGGATTGCAAAACAGATTGCCATTGATCAGCTGTCTTCATTTGAAAACATGGCTGACTATTTTACAGTTGAATTAGAATTAGCAGCCTGCGATACTcgaaagaaaaatatatataattttaactgtttctttttaatttcagtgttgtgtatgtggactaggGTGTATTATCAATAGTGTTCCCGCCTAGCTCATTGGagtctgtaggactgagcttggggactcgggaacaatgagcagtaggatccaaatccctgctgccctgctccaatcacaggccccctgctggtttgaatgatccaatggcatcctagcgtgggaaccttgaagtgtatatagttggcccagttgacCACTCTGGAGTCCAGCTGTTACTATACTGTACTGAATAAAGACAGCTATGTTCACTACAACCGCATCTCCTTCTTGTattgaatccactatattatattcaCTAATATCAACAAGATAAAATTTTGAAAGATCTTGGGCCAAGGAATCAGATGGACTTTTTGGCCCCCCCATAGCCACCCTcacctctggatttaatgtgcacgaTCTCACGGGCACATCTGTCCCCCACAGCCCGCTCGTCCTTACCATACATGGCCCTTCCTCTCCACATTTTATCTTTccaacaatgctgtgaggtaCAGCAGGTCAAGAGAGTGACTTTCCCAAGGcgtatttcttttccttttatccAGTAAAAGCTCTATGATCCATAGCGCTTAAGTAGTGAATAACTGTTGTCAATCACTTATCACCCAATAGAAAAAAAGCAGTAAAAATGCAATTGTAGAATTATTTTTGGATCCCCATCAGCAAGTGGAATTAACTGGAAAACACAGTGAAACACAACACCTCCTCAGATCAGTGTATAAAGAACACTCCAAAAGCATAAGTGCACCcaatgtatattttaaaagtaattattTCAGCAAGTAAGGAGTCTGTTCTATCCTGTGGAGAATGCCAATGTGAGCGTCAGTTCATCGTCAAATCAATCAGTAGCATCCAATCAACCAGACTGAATGGATCATTTCAGATTGTTCTCTTGGACTGATGTGGTCAGGGTTAGTAATACAGAGCTAGAAGGGAATCCaaaggtcatctaatccaaccacctgcacaatgtaGGACATCTATAGCTGCCCAGGTTTTCAGGTCTGTGAAGGGAAGGCTGCTATGTACAGACTTGATTCTTGTCCTTTCAGGCTGCCAGAAGTTGAGTCTCATTGACTAGAATTATTTCCACTCTTAATGAAGTGGAGATTCTGTATATAGTAAAATCACTGCTGCAAAAGCTTCCTGGCTAAAGATGCCCTAGTGAATTACAAATCAGTGCCTAGTCCAGCTGGGAACAGCTTCTTTCCTTGACCCTTTTCCATCTGACTTTTATCCTGATTAACACATGTGAGCAAGCTGGATTAGGATTTCTTACCtgttgttttaagaacataagagaagccatgttggatcatgccaatggcccatccagtccaacactctgtatcacacagtggccaaaacacacatgtatacacacacatatatattacacactgtggctaatagccactaatggacctctgctccatatttttctctaaccccctcttgaagttggctatgcttgtagccgccaccacctcctgtggcagtgaattccacatgttaatcaccctttgggtgaagaagtacctccttttatccgttctaacccgactgctcagcaatttcattgaatgcccacgagttcttgtattgtgagaaagggagaaaagtacttctttctctaccttctccatcccatgcgtaatcttgtaaacctctatcatgtcaccccacagtcgatgtttctccaagctaaagagccccaagcgttttaacctttcttcatagggaaagtgttccaaacctgtaatcattctagttgcctttttctgcactttttccaatgctataatatcctttttgaggtgcggtgaccagaattgcacacagtattccaaatgagaccgcaccatcgatttatacaggggcattatgacactggctgatttgttttcaattcccttcctaataatacccagcatggcgttggccttttttattgcaatcgcacactgtcttgacattttcagtgagttatctaccacgaccccaagatctctctcttggtcagtctctgccagttcacaccccatcaacttgtatttgcagctgggattcttggccccaatgtgcattactttgcacttggccacattgaacctcatctgccacgttgacgcccactcacccagcctcaccagatccctttggaattcctcacaatcctctctggttcttaccaccctgaacaatgtagtgtcgtctgcaaacttggtcatttcactgcttactctcaactccaaatcatttatgaacaagttaaagagcatgggacccagtactgagccctgcagcactccacttcTTACcctcctccactgcgaagactacccatttatactcacgctctgcttcctattaattagccagtttttgatccacaagaggacctgtccttttactccatgactctcgagcttactaaggagcctttgatgaggaactttatcaaaagctttctggaagtcaaggtaaacaatatctatcgggtctcctttgtccacatgtttgttcacccgctcaaagaaatgtaacaggttagtgaggcaagatcttcccttacagaacccatgctgagtcttcctcaataactcgtgttcatcaatgtgcctactcattctgtccttgataatggtttctaccaactttcccggtattgaagtcagactgactggcctgtagttacccggatctcctctggaaccctttttaaagatgggggtgacatttgctaccttccagtcatcAGGATCTTTCTGTAATCTTTGATCATGTCATCTTATGGCATTTGAAGTGAGGTTGTAGGGTGCGTGTAGGTACTCTCCAGTAGTTTCTGGCGTGTCTTTTAGATAAGTGGCAAAACAATTTCAACATGGAAGACAGAAGCTGACATGTATCATTCCCTGAGTTCTGCATTCTCACCCATGCTATTCAATATTTACATGAGACACTTAGATGAGCTCAGCTTTGGAGCTGGGCGATGAATATGTTGATCACACCCAAGAGTATGTTTCTTTCACAAAGTCTCCAGATGCTGCCGTTGCTGTCTTGGATTCTGAAATCAAGTGAATAAACagggagcaaacagaaatggctgctgcaaaaaGCCAGTGTTTGAGATGGGATTGATATAGTGATTTTGGGCAAACTGCCCTTTTAAATTGAGTAAAAAGTGTGGggtttgtatatatattttgatttccttctgcctttcccccaaTGAAGTTGCAAACAGCCATAATGGCTCACACAAAATCCAGAACAAGTTTATGGATGACAACCAGCCGCCACAAAACATTATGCAGGCTTTCAAGCTCATCATAACTCTATTTTTTGGTCACATCTGACCTGATGAAAAGTTCTGAGATTTGATCACTCAACCACCCCTCAATCACTCCGCCATACTGACCCAGCTGCCGTCTTTGACGAGTGGTTGCTAAGAGTGCCTTTTATCACCTGTAGTtggcctgtaaattatcacccctTGTCCATTCATCTGCCACAGCTATGCTGCTGCACCTTCAAATGCATAATTACTataatatacttttaaaaatttcaaATAGTGCTCTTTCTGGCTGCCTACCTCTTAACGgaaaaaagataaggaaaaaATGACACAAATGTTCCATATATAGGCTACAAGAATCAGATGCACAGGTACAAAATTTGGTAATACACAGCAGAAATACACAGGATTTCAAGCCTGCGGTGGGACTTGGGTCAGTCAAGCAGTGTGATGTGATTACAAAACCACCTAATAGAAGCAATACACCAGATCGTGGGAAGCAATGTTCACTCTATTAGATGCTattcagacctcacctggaatgcTGAATGTAGGTCTGGGGCACCAAGACAggaggagggcttctggccctgctagtggacctcctgatggcacctgggttttggccactgtgtgacacagaacgttggactggatgagccattggcctgatccaacacggcttctcctatgttcttatgtaagatgGAGTGCTGCGTGGATAGGTCCCCTTtaaccagacagagagttctgtgTTTGCTTGGTTAGTTAATATCATTTAAGCAATAACCACAACATTGACTCAGCCATTCTATATGTAATCTTTACAGGAAGCAGTCTGTCTCCAGTTCATTCATGTTATAACCAATGCCTTTTGTGTAGTTTCCTGCTTGTGGTGAGAGGTaatttaaaatcattttaaactGTAAATTCAGTAGTTTAGAAGTCATATCTTTGAAAGCAGTTTGTTGGAAgaaaaactgtttttttaaaaaaaaaaattcacattaAGGCCCCCTCTTCAATTTTTACATTTTATTGCATCACATGATCCAGATTTATTCATGTTTATAGACTGGCTCACTGAAACTCAATGAAGATTACAAGATATTTAAAAGTTTAGTTAGCATGAGACATCAGTCAGAAATGCAATATAATGAGAATTACAGAAGGCAAACAGAACACTTGTCTAAGGCATGAAATGTTAACAGCCTATAATCCTGTCCCCCTTATAAAGGGACCTTCCTAGGGCATTCCCTTATATTGCATCATATACTCATTCTGTCTTGTAACAGACTTGAATTGTGTTGGGCTGCAATAAATTTGTTCTGGGGCTCTGCCTCTTCTGTTCTGGGGCTCTGCAGCCAGGTTTCTGCAGCCAAGTCTCAAACCTCCGTGAGAGTTTTGTTCCTCACTTGAGCTTGCAAATGCTGTGCTTGATGAAACTGAACTGCCTTTGTTACTGCAAATGAGTCTCACTCTGGTTTTGCCAATATACTGCTAGACTGCTATCAAGGATTCAACAAAAGAAAGGTAGTTCCTTTTTTGATGAGAATCCCCTCTCCACTATTGAGTTGGAATGCTCTTCAGAGTTAGGGAAGGTGGGAACCTCAATTTAGCCAGTGTGATTAGAGTGATTTGAGTGTCTGGCTaggaacagaagaaaaaaataaataatttaatttcCAGTGTAACATTTTGGAGGAATAAATTATGTTAGCTTCCACTgaattcctgttttattttgctgctacaaaTTCAGATGGCTACCCATTTGGGATTATCATCCAAACCAAGCCTTGGAGATCCATGGTGCTGTTCTAAATAGAGCTACATGTTTCTAAACCCAGGATTCAGAAGCacgcgggggtggaattctagcaggagctcctttgcatattaggccacacacccctgatgtagccaatcctctaacagcttacaaaaagagccttctaagctcttggagcactggctacatcaggggtgtgtggcctaatatgcaaaggagctcttgctagaatgccacctctgccacagctctgtttaggactgtgctGGCCAAGTAGCTTCTAGGGTGACCTAGGGCTAGTCGCAGCTTGCATCTCACAAGCTTGCTATAAGGATAAAACAGGGAAGGAAAAATGATGTACATATGAACACAAAAGGCTGCCTTGTACTCAATCGGATACTTGGACCAcctaagtcagtactgtctactcagactgataagtggctgtccagggtctcatggctgaggtctttcacatcacctactacctgatcattttcaactggagatgtcgggattgaacctgagaccttctgcatgtcgagcagagactctgccactgagccacagccccctcctaTAGTCTGCTTTCTGCTTCTTGGCAGAACAAATCTCTGGTAGAGGTAGCgcaaggagggctttaaactgagAAGGTCCAAAATGGATGTAATGGTGGAGGGATCCAAGTAGATTTATTCATGTTTCTGCCCATCAACAGGTAAAGAAAGGGAGTCTTAAACAAAAATCAGTGAAGACAGTGGATGAAGGATGCTAGAACTAGCCCTTCTCCTTTCCTGTTTCCTTTTGGTTTCTCCGTTTTTCTTCTGCCCTTGCTCTGTTCTGCTTAGACCCACCCAGCCTTTTACATGTTGACAGGCAGGATGGTGATGGCAGAAACTGCATCTATGTTCCCCAGATAGCTTTTCAGCTGAAAGTGAGAGCAGCTGCAGCCGGTACCTAATCCAAGAGGAGCAACTGGGCCATCTGCTTTTAGGAGTGCAATTCCCTGCCTGGATACTTCTTTGTGAGTAAAGGAAGTCATCCAAAGACGCTCTTCTCCCTTATCCAGAGGGAATAGAATTCAGTAGTGCTGCCTGAGAACGCCTTGTGGGCTGGAAGTAGAGACTTCAATTacttctttcaccacctcacacattgttatttttatttatttaatttatatcccacctttctctccaatggggacccagagcagcttatatcattcacCCCTCCTTTggtttctcctcacaacaatcttgtgaggtaggttaggtggagagAGCGCAACTGgctctgaggtcacccagcaagctcccatagCACAAGCGGGGagtcgaacctgggtctctcataACCT
It encodes the following:
- the BANF2 gene encoding barrier-to-autointegration factor-like protein, whose product is MAIRTKTFQDFVSEPMGDKPITAIEGINGELGAKLAAKGFDKAYILLGQFLLLKKECALFQKWLKSSYGASSFQAEQCTLCLLEWCYAFL